ACGAGCGATCAGACAGACGACAGGTACGACGACTTTGTCTCGTGGCTCAAGGGGGTGTACGAGCGCAGGGGGAAACCGGATCGGAAACCGGAGCTGGACGAGATGGGGGAGCGGGTGGAGAACGTCTCGGGGATTATTTACACCACTTCGAGGGACGAGTGCGAGTCGCTTGCTGCTTCGCTGAGGTCGCATGACATTGCCGCCAGGCCGTTTCATGCCAAGCTTGCGAATCAGGACAAGGAGCGGACGTTGCAAAAGTGGATAAGGAATGAGGTCGGCTATGATATTATTGTGGCTACGACTGcttttgggatggggatagATAAAGATGATGTCCGGTTTGTGGTTCACTGGAGGCTTCCGAAATCTTTTGAGGGGTATTATcaggaggcggggagggcgggTAGGGACGGGAAGGCGAGTTACTGCTTTTTGTATTATTCTAGAGAGGATAGGGATCGGGTTTGTGGGATGATTGTCAAGGACAATACGTCGGGGGATAGGAGGgataaggggggggaggcgaaCAAgcgggcgaggatggagagtCATGAGGCTTTGGTGAGGTATTGTGAGGATACGGGGGGGTGTAGGCATGCGGCGATTACCAAGTAttttggggagaaggaggtgccAAAGTGTGATTTTGCCTGTGATTGGCATAAGGATCGGGAGGgcctgaagaggaggtggagggagggtttggcAAGTGAGGAGTGGGTTTGTacgcagagggaggagggggcttTTGAGGATTATTATTACAGTGAGtagatgttgaggaggagggcgggtgTGGAGGTTATGGTGTCAGCCGGTGGGAGAGACGAACATTGAATGTTTGACTGTGCTATTCGCAGCAGATGGGTGTAGCGGCCGTATCAGGCATAAGGACAGCTTTTAGCAGTAGAGCACACATCTAGCTCAGCATAGTTGTAATTACCTCGAGCATTTTCAGCTTCGAGCTTCGCTGTttcaaccatcacaaccacctACCAAACCAAGAAACACACATGGGTATCATATcacaacacaaccaccacaacacctcTGCCCTCACATCACACCACTGTCCTTCCTAGTGACCAGGAAActccctcacaaaccccaccaccacccccaacagcacccCCAAACTCACAAACACTCCCATCCTCTTCgaccacaacccctcctccctcaacaaccaccccaccacccccatcggAAAAATAAACCCAATCGCCATCCCCTTCACCAGCAAATCCACATTCCCtgcccacccctccccctcctcttcttgccttgcgcccccctccccagcatcCTGCCCTGTGAAgccccccccatcatcaagccACGCATCTTCCAGTTCCAACATCCTCTCCGCAGAAGGCATATCATCCGGGGTATACCTGGCCGCATGCCACCCCCTAAACGTCAACCTCAAGTTgacaatctcctccctcgtcagACTCCCCGCCAACCTATCAAACCCCCTCGGTTCCCTCCCTGTCCTGTTACCGCCTCCATCCTCGGGTAcagctggtgttggtgccgcTGCTGCAGCGGGAGCGGTGGCAGCTTTTGACTCAGTCTCTAAATCCTCGGGGGAGAGGACATGGCCGATGGAGCAGTTGATGAAGACGCGTCGTTCTGGTACTGGTgcatcttttctttttccctttgggtcggggagggattgggatggcgggggtggggggagggactTGAACACTGTTGACAAGGGGGAGGTGTCGGGGAGGATGCGGCCGTTGTGGATGAAGCGGAGGTTAGAGGTtgcgccggtggtgggggtgaggtgTTGACGGATTAGGTGTTTGAGGGcgatgacggtggtggtggagggggaggggatgtcgAGTtcgaggtcggggagggaggtgctGAAGcggatggtgatgtggagtggttgttggg
This window of the Podospora pseudoanserina strain CBS 124.78 chromosome 3, whole genome shotgun sequence genome carries:
- a CDS encoding hypothetical protein (COG:L; EggNog:ENOG503NYD3) produces the protein MPLLRTDSMQDIDFTLRRQFGKKSFRPQQREIINATLEGKDVFVQAATSFGKSLCFQLPAVIDHGITIVISPLLSLMMDQVKALRNSNIDARTLNSNTPFAERDHIMKDLGTGHPLTRLLYVTPELCSGPYFRERLELVYRQKELARIAVDEAHCISEWGHDFRKDFKRLSWFRERFPDVPIMCLTATANEQVRNDILTTLGINGPNLKAFTMSAFRPNLHLEVRFTSDQTDDRYDDFVSWLKGVYERRGKPDRKPELDEMGERVENVSGIIYTTSRDECESLAASLRSHDIAARPFHAKLANQDKERTLQKWIRNEVGYDIIVATTAFGMGIDKDDVRFVVHWRLPKSFEGYYQEAGRAGRDGKASYCFLYYSREDRDRVCGMIVKDNTSGDRRDKGGEANKRARMESHEALVRYCEDTGGCRHAAITKYFGEKEVPKCDFACDWHKDREGLKRRWREGLASEEWVCTQREEGAFEDYYYSE
- a CDS encoding hypothetical protein (BUSCO:EOG092640WA; COG:S; EggNog:ENOG503P21M), whose translation is MSSSSSSRKSRPKRDTSVGSSSSSSSNEHPTAPLLHPSSAPTRARSKSPLPAPPTQQPLHITIRFSTSLPDLELDIPSPSTTTVIALKHLIRQHLTPTTGATSNLRFIHNGRILPDTSPLSTVFKSLPPPPPSQSLPDPKGKRKDAPVPERRVFINCSIGHVLSPEDLETESKAATAPAAAAAPTPAVPEDGGGNRTGREPRGFDRLAGSLTREEIVNLRLTFRGWHAARYTPDDMPSAERMLELEDAWLDDGGGFTGQDAGEGGARQEEEGEGWAGNVDLLVKGMAIGFIFPMGVVGWLLREEGLWSKRMGVFVSLGVLLGVVVGFVREFPGH